A DNA window from Flavisolibacter ginsenosidimutans contains the following coding sequences:
- a CDS encoding DUF92 domain-containing protein — protein MNLFLFLCFICLGVAASVLAKKLTLAAALTGGALGVIIFFGVEWMGIALMAAFFLLGTLATSWKKNTKQTLGIAQENKGRRSVGQVLANGGVAGLLGLLSVLFPQYAPTFLLLMAASFSSATADTVSSELGSVYGRKFYDILSFKKGRRGADGVISVEGIFFGLAGSAIVATVYAIGSGWRREYLWIVVAGTIGNLADSYLGATLERRGIMGNDAVNFLNTAIAALCAFLLLYI, from the coding sequence TTGAATCTTTTTCTTTTCCTCTGTTTTATTTGCCTGGGCGTAGCCGCATCGGTGCTGGCGAAAAAGTTAACCTTAGCGGCTGCGTTAACCGGCGGTGCTTTGGGTGTAATTATATTTTTTGGTGTAGAATGGATGGGCATTGCGTTAATGGCTGCTTTCTTTTTACTGGGTACGCTGGCAACATCCTGGAAAAAAAATACAAAGCAAACCCTGGGAATCGCACAAGAGAATAAAGGACGAAGAAGTGTTGGGCAAGTGTTGGCAAACGGCGGCGTTGCGGGTTTGCTTGGACTGCTTTCTGTCCTCTTTCCGCAATACGCACCAACGTTTTTATTGTTGATGGCTGCATCTTTTTCTTCAGCAACAGCCGACACCGTTTCTTCGGAATTAGGCAGCGTGTACGGACGAAAATTTTACGACATTCTTTCGTTTAAAAAAGGCCGCCGCGGCGCCGACGGTGTCATCAGTGTGGAAGGAATTTTCTTTGGTCTTGCGGGAAGTGCAATTGTTGCTACGGTATATGCAATTGGCAGCGGATGGCGTCGCGAATATTTATGGATTGTTGTTGCCGGAACAATCGGCAATCTTGCTGATTCTTACCTTGGCGCAACCCTAGAGCGAAGAGGCATTATGGGGAACGATGCCGTTAATTTTTTAAACACGGCAATTGCCGCTTTATGTGCTTTTTTACTTCTCTACATTTAA